One Helicobacter cetorum MIT 00-7128 DNA window includes the following coding sequences:
- a CDS encoding outer membrane protein yields MKFIKFVSVVGSVALIGSVGMLDAKTKAQTQAQKNEKVYTADKASATNALKTTDYQALSGATLTKDKKADKTDTDALQTDASTIVKDAKKVTDDLANMKKDEANKTKFNADKTAFATDLGNLKSTESDYTAKEKLIAKAVAKADTPPTPAAVTQAQKDETNLAKEETAVSQATTTNTNATTDGVLNQDLKTLTTDTATEQTEYNSATKASDKSADLTQLKADETKVASDTKALDTALKDSQYKGAVPALQKAQTQKSAYDNGTGASGAVTPTTTEGKAIKAAEGLKTSSTIVSGDLTQLGKDISAVNTASSKLQSDISAVPAPIVSKGKTTNKDAIATAKEQVAKEVTALQQAEATVSTDESNLNEDSSIAAAQKALTTLQGSVTSSTHVKSDTNVTSSWTTLGELTSTKGNTAIATTLTNATSVKTDSSVQTDVQSLTTDETAVNSALTALENALKNEKKAPAPTKSKTAPKTEKTASDTTKGAKGSVASGAKDNTKKVVAESGKDKEKPAVKKDEVAKAPKDDKKGAEVAQHDKSRAIAITETAEQPKLSVSSLEQTFENDVTALQGAENTLSTAVGTAEVNEASSALTDLQKALSTGSDAQNPLALASSVEAIKTAIKGLNTATTNISADLTSAQNFLTNHYVQKDLGVVKTDEASATQALNNVESALKAQNESESKSKTAEKSHAETKAIILAAQSESSSTLTTDETKLTSAEKALSTSEQTLSQDLTLAKDYQTIDSLIKEYASSFSGLKTEFAKFSADKDGGAVKNKGVATAYTNLSNAMTAIENALNGTGKDNGLDSAIAKLKSYKNGGTAASATKFGTQKASLATMMTELQKNEANFQNLVKALEQAKANSITLGGTNYTLGSTDFTTNNTAQNLSNMQTNLKTLQGSLGTLNYANDHAVMSALSNALAIVTTANDDLKNPQVNVSTLNHQMTEAKEAIANVVSEINAAIKTAGANSDEATNLGNALKIVSNASAIVSQAKSNVVAVAAQKGILPQVALPATSTQSVSGSAYGVDVQIGYKYFFGKTKHWGIRGYATYAYMQSNLGHTTNIQGAGLGVGQANNHTYGAGFDFLYNFHESQDGIHTAGILLGTELLGSTWVNQGQSIWHARMEEIKALGGKASMNTSYFQIPLVVGFRSNFSKHSGIELGLKIPLVVNYYFRSNYDGFEQSTFYKNNIKLYFNYVVNF; encoded by the coding sequence ATGAAATTCATTAAATTTGTTTCTGTAGTAGGTAGTGTGGCGCTTATTGGTAGCGTGGGTATGTTAGATGCGAAAACCAAGGCGCAAACACAAGCACAAAAAAACGAAAAAGTTTATACAGCAGACAAAGCTAGTGCTACTAATGCTTTAAAGACTACAGATTATCAAGCTCTTAGCGGTGCTACTCTTACAAAAGATAAAAAAGCTGATAAGACAGATACAGACGCATTGCAAACTGACGCAAGCACTATTGTAAAAGATGCTAAGAAAGTTACAGATGATTTAGCAAACATGAAAAAAGATGAGGCTAATAAGACGAAGTTTAACGCTGATAAGACTGCTTTTGCCACAGACCTTGGTAACCTCAAAAGCACTGAGAGTGATTACACAGCTAAAGAAAAGCTTATAGCAAAAGCGGTAGCAAAAGCTGATACCCCTCCAACCCCAGCTGCTGTAACACAAGCGCAAAAAGATGAGACTAACTTAGCAAAAGAAGAAACAGCCGTTAGCCAAGCGACTACAACAAACACTAATGCCACAACAGATGGAGTCTTAAACCAAGATTTAAAAACTCTTACAACAGATACTGCTACAGAGCAAACAGAATATAATAGTGCTACAAAAGCAAGCGATAAGTCAGCAGACTTAACTCAATTAAAAGCTGATGAAACAAAAGTCGCAAGCGATACAAAAGCCCTTGATACAGCGCTCAAAGACTCTCAGTATAAGGGAGCAGTTCCTGCATTACAAAAAGCTCAAACTCAAAAGAGTGCGTATGACAATGGCACAGGTGCTAGTGGCGCAGTTACTCCAACAACTACTGAGGGTAAGGCTATCAAAGCAGCAGAAGGCTTAAAAACTAGCTCTACAATAGTAAGTGGGGATTTAACACAGCTTGGCAAAGATATTAGTGCAGTGAATACTGCTAGTTCTAAACTCCAAAGTGATATTAGTGCTGTGCCTGCTCCTATAGTATCTAAAGGCAAGACCACCAATAAAGATGCGATTGCTACAGCTAAAGAGCAAGTTGCTAAAGAAGTTACAGCCTTACAACAAGCTGAGGCTACGGTAAGCACTGATGAGAGCAATCTAAATGAGGATAGCAGTATTGCAGCCGCTCAAAAAGCTTTAACTACATTGCAAGGTTCTGTTACTTCTAGCACTCATGTAAAATCTGATACTAATGTAACTTCTAGTTGGACTACTCTAGGCGAGCTTACTAGCACTAAGGGCAATACTGCTATAGCAACTACTTTAACCAATGCTACAAGTGTTAAGACTGATAGTAGTGTGCAAACTGATGTGCAAAGCTTAACGACTGATGAAACTGCTGTTAATAGCGCATTGACTGCTTTAGAAAACGCTCTTAAAAATGAGAAAAAAGCTCCAGCACCAACTAAAAGCAAAACAGCACCTAAGACCGAAAAGACTGCAAGCGATACTACTAAAGGCGCTAAAGGTAGTGTAGCAAGTGGTGCAAAAGATAACACCAAGAAAGTTGTTGCTGAGAGTGGTAAAGATAAAGAGAAACCTGCTGTAAAGAAAGATGAAGTTGCAAAAGCCCCTAAAGATGACAAAAAGGGTGCTGAAGTAGCACAACATGATAAAAGTAGAGCTATAGCTATTACAGAAACTGCCGAGCAACCAAAACTAAGTGTTTCAAGCTTAGAGCAAACTTTTGAAAATGATGTAACCGCATTACAAGGCGCAGAAAACACTCTTTCAACAGCTGTAGGCACAGCAGAAGTGAATGAGGCTAGTAGCGCATTGACTGATTTACAAAAAGCATTAAGCACAGGTTCTGATGCTCAAAACCCTCTAGCTCTTGCAAGCAGTGTTGAGGCGATTAAAACGGCTATTAAAGGCTTGAATACAGCTACAACCAATATTTCAGCAGATTTAACTAGCGCTCAAAATTTTTTAACTAACCACTATGTGCAAAAAGATTTGGGTGTGGTTAAGACAGATGAGGCTAGTGCTACTCAAGCATTAAATAATGTAGAAAGTGCTTTGAAAGCTCAAAACGAAAGCGAGTCAAAAAGTAAAACAGCTGAAAAATCACATGCTGAAACTAAAGCAATTATTCTTGCTGCTCAATCAGAAAGTAGTAGCACTCTTACTACTGATGAGACTAAGCTTACTAGCGCTGAAAAAGCCCTAAGCACGAGTGAGCAAACACTCTCGCAAGATTTAACTCTTGCTAAAGATTACCAAACCATTGATAGTCTTATTAAGGAATATGCAAGTAGTTTTAGTGGTTTAAAAACAGAGTTTGCAAAGTTTTCTGCTGATAAAGATGGTGGTGCTGTTAAAAATAAGGGTGTAGCAACTGCTTATACAAACTTATCTAATGCAATGACAGCTATTGAGAATGCTTTAAATGGGACAGGTAAAGATAATGGACTAGATTCTGCTATTGCAAAATTAAAGTCTTATAAAAATGGCGGAACCGCTGCTAGTGCAACTAAGTTTGGCACACAAAAAGCTAGTTTAGCTACTATGATGACAGAGTTGCAAAAGAATGAGGCTAACTTCCAAAACTTGGTGAAAGCATTAGAACAAGCTAAAGCTAATTCTATAACTTTGGGTGGCACTAATTATACTTTGGGTTCTACTGACTTTACAACAAATAATACCGCTCAAAACCTCTCTAACATGCAAACTAACCTTAAAACCTTGCAAGGTAGTTTAGGAACTCTTAATTACGCTAATGACCATGCAGTAATGTCAGCTCTAAGCAATGCTTTAGCTATCGTAACAACAGCTAATGATGATTTGAAAAACCCTCAAGTCAATGTCTCTACTCTAAACCATCAAATGACTGAGGCTAAAGAGGCTATTGCTAATGTGGTTAGTGAAATTAATGCAGCGATTAAAACAGCAGGTGCTAATAGTGATGAGGCAACTAATTTAGGAAACGCTTTAAAAATTGTTAGCAATGCTAGTGCAATAGTGAGTCAAGCTAAAAGCAATGTTGTTGCTGTAGCAGCTCAAAAAGGTATTCTACCTCAAGTTGCTCTTCCTGCTACTTCTACACAAAGTGTGAGCGGTTCAGCCTATGGTGTAGATGTTCAAATTGGTTATAAATACTTCTTTGGTAAAACAAAGCATTGGGGTATTAGAGGTTATGCCACTTATGCTTACATGCAATCTAACTTAGGACACACTACTAATATTCAAGGTGCAGGACTAGGAGTAGGACAAGCAAATAATCACACTTATGGTGCAGGCTTTGATTTCTTATACAACTTCCATGAAAGTCAAGATGGCATTCATACTGCAGGTATTCTACTAGGAACAGAACTCTTAGGCTCTACTTGGGTCAATCAAGGTCAATCTATTTGGCATGCTAGAATGGAAGAGATTAAAGCCTTAGGTGGAAAAGCTAGTATGAATACAAGCTATTTTCAAATTCCTTTAGTGGTAGGTTTTAGAAGCAATTTCTCTAAGCATAGTGGTATTGAACTAGGTCTTAAGATTCCTTTAGTAGTGAATTACTATTTTAGAAGTAATTATGATGGCTTTGAGCAATCCACATTCTATAAGAATAACATCAAGTTGTATTTCAACTATGTGGTGAATTTTTAA